The proteins below come from a single bacterium genomic window:
- the pfkA gene encoding 6-phosphofructokinase → MKRVGIITTGGDAPGMNAAIRSAVRTAIYNNIEVIGIYEGFRGLYEKKFGQLTSRSVSGIINQGGTILKTRRFYEFKNKEIREICYKNLKEAKIEGLVVIGGDGSAKGAYLLYSEFNFPVVHIPASIDNDIYGTDYTIGFDTAVNTAIDAIDRIRDTATSHERTFIIEVMGRESGILALEVGIVCGAEIVIIPEVELNIDKIVEELKEEEKKGKKSCIIVLAEGAEKAEKLAKVLSEKFPEREIRYTVLGYIQRGGKPTYLTRKLATIFGHRAVEILMEGKFGYMIGIKGEEIVYIPLSEVTSKTKSIRVEYLNLVEKMAI, encoded by the coding sequence ATGAAAAGAGTGGGAATTATTACAACGGGTGGGGATGCGCCTGGAATGAATGCTGCTATAAGAAGTGCTGTCAGAACTGCTATTTATAATAATATTGAAGTAATTGGAATTTATGAAGGGTTCAGAGGACTTTATGAAAAAAAATTTGGACAGTTAACTTCAAGAAGTGTAAGTGGAATAATAAATCAGGGCGGAACAATTTTAAAAACCAGAAGATTTTATGAGTTTAAAAATAAAGAAATTAGAGAAATATGTTATAAAAATTTAAAAGAAGCAAAAATTGAAGGACTTGTTGTAATAGGTGGAGATGGTTCTGCTAAAGGCGCATATCTACTCTATTCAGAATTCAATTTCCCTGTTGTTCATATACCCGCTTCAATTGATAATGATATCTATGGAACTGACTATACAATTGGCTTTGATACAGCAGTAAATACAGCAATAGATGCAATAGATAGAATTAGAGATACTGCTACAAGTCATGAGAGAACTTTTATTATAGAAGTTATGGGAAGAGAAAGTGGTATTCTTGCGCTTGAAGTGGGTATTGTCTGTGGTGCTGAAATTGTAATAATTCCGGAAGTAGAGTTAAACATTGATAAAATTGTTGAAGAACTTAAAGAAGAAGAAAAAAAGGGCAAAAAAAGTTGTATAATTGTTCTCGCTGAAGGTGCAGAAAAAGCAGAGAAACTGGCAAAAGTTTTAAGTGAAAAATTTCCAGAAAGAGAAATTAGATATACAGTCCTTGGTTATATACAAAGAGGGGGAAAACCAACATATTTAACAAGAAAACTTGCAACTATTTTTGGACATAGAGCGGTAGAAATTTTAATGGAAGGAAAGTTTGGATATATGATAGGAATAAAGGGAGAAGAAATAGTTTATATTCCGCTTTCGGAAGTTACAAGTAAAACAAAATCTATAAGAGTTGAGTATTTAAATCTTGTAGAAAAAATGGCTATATAG